Part of the Micropterus dolomieu isolate WLL.071019.BEF.003 ecotype Adirondacks linkage group LG17, ASM2129224v1, whole genome shotgun sequence genome is shown below.
GGGCGTTAACTGCGGTCGGGCCTTTACAACAGTATATCTCTTGACAGATTTACAAAAGTAAGGGGATATTAACAAAGTTGATGGGTTGAAAATTGTACCTCCAGGATACAAGACATGGTTGACGAAGTGAATGACTCCATTTGTGGCCATGATGTCCGATTTAGGGACGTTTACAGAATTCACTTGCATAGTCTTGTTTGCCTGGGggacacatttaaaacaattacagACTAGAAAACCACAAAATTAGGGGCTTGAATAAACATGTCTTTTACAGTATGAAGAATGAACTCTACAGTAAATGCTGTTATTGGCTTGCTGAGATCACTGAGTtacaaaatagttttttgtaCTTTACATCATTACTACTTGAATTACTCtagaaataaagtttattgACTTAAGATACGAGCTGTTCACCAAATACTTACAAATGTCACTTTGAGGTTGCTGCCCTGGAGAGTCTTGAGTAGGTTTGTTACCCAAATCTCCAAACCACCACCAATGAAGACACCATTGTTGATGTGATACAGAAGGATGGTTCTGAGAGCATTTATGTCACCTGAAATAAGGAACGGCAAAAATAAACTactattaatttattttgtggGATTTTTAACAAGCAACATATATTCTTGAAACACATTAAATTATAAAAGGAGTCTGTGAGACCTACTCTTCAACAAGGCCAAATCACTGTCGCTCAAACCAGTGAAAGCTTTATCGCTTGGGGCAAACAGAGTAAATTCTCCCTCCTGTTTCAGCAGGTCAGTCAAGCCAGCCGCTTTCATCAGAGACAAAAAGATCCTGCAGCACAGAGAAGAAAACAGTGGCTGTTACAGAAACCGCTGAGGGCTGACATATTGCAACAACAGCACTTCCAATATGTGCCATGTGGATTTAATGGAAAGATACAGAAATATGTGGTTTGAGTATTATGCTGCATTTTAATACCACAGTCAATTTTCACTAACATTGCTCTGTACTCACTTGAATCCTCCATTTTCTGTCAGAATCTCAAACATAGTTTTTTCCGCTGGCTTCAACAGAGTCTTCATGAGATGAAGGGCCCCATTACTTCCTTCTTTACTGCCTCTTACCAGACAGGCATTCTCAATGCACACAGCCTGCAGAAATAATCCACAAGTTAAAGGCAAGGGGATTCATGTTACATCTGAAGAATATGAGGACTGATGGTGAAATTATATGGGTAATCCAcatagtgtgtgttttttgacaaCCAGACACAATTTTGGGGCACAGCTTCAGAGAATAGGACGCACTGTGCGATAGATGAAGACCCTCAGAAATTTTCCTCCAATGGTCTCAAGCCTCTGCCCATTGTATAACTGTCCCAGGACAATCTTATTCTTCAAGATGTGGTTCTCCAGGATAATCTTGAGCAATCTCTGATCCATGGACATCACTTCATCTGTAGGGAAAAGAAATGGTTTTATATTTCCCATTAAAACTGCATACCAATAATATACCAGCAGCATTGTACATTTACATCTAATGTATTGTCTTTAGCAACAGAAATAGCATTtatattcttattcttattattttagCTACAGTGTCCCAAGAGCAGTAGCCACAACACTAACTTTGAGCAAGACATATCTGCTCTCACTTGATCTACTGCACAGTTCTGTAAGTGGACCATGTACAGTAACCTACACATATGTCTCATGATTTGTAGGTTACTGAACATACTTTATAGTATGTAATGTAAGTGTCCTGTAACAtccaactgttgtttttgtgcattCCTTGCACCCATTTAAAACTGTATGCATATAAAGATAAAAGTATTCAACCTCGATTAATTACACATTCTTGTTACAGAAACAAAACTACTCCCACCAAGTAAAGTCCAGGAATGTTCTCTGGGGGAGTGGGTTTTTGGTCTTACATGGAATGAAGCTTCTGCATGGTctcaataaatacataattttccTAAAGTTCCTTATATGTACCTACCTATTCACTTATAGGTCAGCACATGAAGGGAACTGAACAATATTCCCTTTTATTCCAGATTTTGACTGAGTGTGGAATGGCCAGGGTTCATATTTAGCCAACTTCGAGTTGAAAACAGAGGGACAGGCATGATGTAATGATCAGTATGTGACTCACCAGTGAAGGCAACATTGAGGGGAGCCAGCAAAGTGTACTCAGCATCTGCTCTCATGGCAGAAGAAAGGCCCAACTCAGACACCAAGTCACCAAAGGTTGACTGGGAATTTCCCAACAGTTCCATCACCTGTTTAGCTTAAAGGGCACAGGAAATCCCAACACCAGTGAGATACagattttagaaaaatagcctggcacaatatatatatttctgacACTTAATTAtgaggaaaagaggaaatggGAGTCTAACCTGAGTCTGGCATGAGCACTTGGTCAATAAGGTGGATGACACCATTGGTGGTGACAATGTCCTTCTTGCGCACCATCTTGATGCCGTTGACTGTTAAACTTTCGCCATCACAACCAATCTCAATGCTGTTACCCTCCAAGGTCTCATAAGAGTTGCCAACTGTAATGGCCTCAGAGCACTGGACTGAGTCCAGGAGGTGGGAATTAAAAAGAGCTGAAAAAGCGAgacaatgttttaatttaatgtttggtTTAGGTGTATAGTATATGTTTGTTTCAATGAAAACCAGGTCAGTTGGCTGCatggttttatgttttatgttcttTCTCATGTTACACTGCAGCTGAGGATATAAAACCCTGGGAACCTGAAGACCCTTTTGATCCCTTGGGTCCTTGACTGAGAAGACTTGGGATTTCTTCACAGTTATGTTTAACGTTGTGTTAAATGGTCTGATCTAACATCATAGGGTAAGCTGTGGACTAATAAAAAGTTTTGTGTTGTTGCCAATTTGACCAGCTTGCTCAGTGAAGCAGATGTTTCCTGCCTCTCACACAAAACAAGCtaatattaatgttaaaattctgtacttttttgttgctttctctgtgatTTTTCAAGAGCTCCCAGTCATTGCATATTTGAAGACTTCTCTGATTGACAATTATAGTGCTACAGTTTTTGCAAATGTTTAGGAAAAATAGTCATAGCCACAGTATATTAATCCTAACCTACTCACAACATTTATAAGGGTCATATAATGTGTTGAATTGTTTGACTTTCTACCCAAAATATCACACATGACTTCAAACTAGAGACTAATTTTTATTACTCTCAGACACAACTTTGGTATGTGTAGCTTGCCAAATGTGTGTAAGTTCCAGATCCATTATGGCTTCATCTGTTTTGAATTGGAAGAAGTTGaacatgtgaaaaaaacactttatggGTGACTTAGTCTTAGTCAAACATGCCGCCAGGGAACCACTGCATTTCTTTTCCTGTACCATcatcattaaatataaatatgttccTAGTTTTCTACAGTTAAAATAAAGCCCCAGTCTCTGCTGCAATATTTTAAATTGCCTTGAGTGATCATTTGGGCATTACAGACCTCCAAGTATAAAAAGTCATTAACCTTTGAGGACCTCCTTGTTGCTATGAAGTCTCTCCAGAACGCCGCTGTCAAGACTCTCAAAGGCTTCATTGGTAGGGGCAAAGAGAGTGTAATGTCCTGGCTCACCCAGCTTCTCCAACAGTCCAGCGCTTTGAGCCACATCCTAGATGATGATTTCCCCAGGATTATGTTTAGTGAACTTCAATAAACAATAGAGTGCAGAAACAATTGCATATAGGCATAACAAGCGCAATCatctgaaatttttttttaaagtaataaaatcaCAAATACAAGCTCTGCATGTGTTTTAATTGCATTGAAATACCTGCATAAGTTGAAGCCTGGAGTCTTTGTCTAGTTTTGCTGTTTTGTGATTGATTGTAcctgcaatattttttttaattttaacttgTAATGTGTTCAGGGCCTATAGACAGACATTTTAACTTTAGCTAACTCATTTACTGTTGTGTTCACTATTCCtgttaaatgaaaaagtaaagGAAACAAATGATTTGTCTTCTTTGCCCTGTTAGTTGTCTTGCATTGCTGTGAAAACTCCCTTATCAAACACTGATGCAACCCAACATGACCCACCTTTGCAGCAGTGTTTGCAATTACTTCAGAATCCTTGTCCTTGAGGAGTTTACATTATTTCACCTAAACCTGTTTGTACTCACGCTCAGAGTTGTCAGGTCATCGTCAACCTCAATGACATTTTGGATTGTGTTTCCAACAGCGCTGATAACACGGTCAATGACATGCACAACTCCATTGGTAGCAATCTGGTTGCCATAGATAATCCTGGCACAGTTCACAGtcaccacctgcacataataTAAATAGACTTCAATGTTATACCACTGAAAAGTGTTTTTAGTACAACTACAAGCAGACTGCTATGACAACACTGAATTATAACACTCACCCCAT
Proteins encoded:
- the postnb gene encoding periostin, osteoblast specific factor b, with protein sequence MKLLFIAVFALFVLSTIDRADSSAYDKIVAHSRIRARQEGPNVCALQQVMGTKKKYFSTCRNWHQGAICGKKATVLYECCPGYTKLEGMRGCPAVAQIDNVYNTLGLVKATSTQRYADISKLRTEIEGSGSFTFFAPSNDAWEDLDEATRSALVSNVNIELYNALHFHMANKRFLTKDLKNGLTVTSMYNDLGLQINHYPNGVVTVNCARIIYGNQIATNGVVHVIDRVISAVGNTIQNVIEVDDDLTTLSDVAQSAGLLEKLGEPGHYTLFAPTNEAFESLDSGVLERLHSNKEVLKALFNSHLLDSVQCSEAITVGNSYETLEGNSIEIGCDGESLTVNGIKMVRKKDIVTTNGVIHLIDQVLMPDSAKQVMELLGNSQSTFGDLVSELGLSSAMRADAEYTLLAPLNVAFTDEVMSMDQRLLKIILENHILKNKIVLGQLYNGQRLETIGGKFLRVFIYRTAVCIENACLVRGSKEGSNGALHLMKTLLKPAEKTMFEILTENGGFKIFLSLMKAAGLTDLLKQEGEFTLFAPSDKAFTGLSDSDLALLKSDINALRTILLYHINNGVFIGGGLEIWVTNLLKTLQGSNLKVTFANKTMQVNSVNVPKSDIMATNGVIHFVNHVLYPGDVPVGSQDFLMLLKRLISYMQIKYISGIRYQEIPLTFMKRIITRVVEEVPDVTKVIRVVQGEPTITKVTRFVQGDPTITKVTRVVQGQPSTTKVTRVIEGQPSITKVTRVVSGPQSSVRTGTTHINLEGADLSEIADNEGNPTLQRVLAGNRRRGWD